One part of the Ziziphus jujuba cultivar Dongzao chromosome 2, ASM3175591v1 genome encodes these proteins:
- the LOC107418532 gene encoding uncharacterized protein LOC107418532 isoform X2, whose amino-acid sequence MVDELLEGIHLVAAMEAISLGAKAGIHPWMIYDIISNAAGNSWVFKNHVPQLLRGTTKYHTLTVFIQKLGAVLDLAKSLPFPLPLLAVAHQQLVHGSIHGFGDNEDAPVTKVWEKMHGVNVSEAVNAETYVPEELASQITASANTVNRIGFIGLGAMGYGMATHLLSSNFTVLGYDVYKPTLARFANAGGLIGNSPAEVCKDVDVLVIMVTNEAQAENVLYGEFGAVSALPTGASIILTSTVSPGFVSQLDRRLQNEGKNLKLVDAPVSGGVKRASMGTLTILASGTDEALKATGSVLSALSEKLYVLKGGCGAGSVVKMVNQLLAGVHIASGAEAMAFGARLGLNTRMLFDVITNSGGTSWMFENRVPHMLDNDYTPYSALDIFVKDLGIVSRECLSRRVPLHISTVAHQLFLAGSAAGWGRQDDAGVVKVYETLTGVKVEGKLSVLNKESVLRSLPSEWPVDPISEIQTLNQSNSKTLVVLDDDPTGTQTVHDIEVLTEWTVESLTEQFRKLPKCFFILTNSRSLSSEKASALIKEICRNLHTAAESVKNADYTVVLRGDSTLRGHFPEEADAAISVLGNMDAWIICPFFLQGGRYTIGDIHYVADSDKLVPAGETEFAKDAAFGYKSSNLREWVEEKTGGRIPASSVTSISIQLLRKGGPDAVCERLCSLKEGSTCVVNAASERDMSVFAAGMIKAEMKGKRYLCRTAASFVSARVGIVPKAPILPRDLGINKERNGGLIVVGSYVPKTTKQVEELKQQCVQFLRSVEVSVPKLAMGSIEERVAEISRAAEMADVFLRARRDTIIMTSRELVTGKTPSESLEINFKVSSALVEIVRKITTKPRYILAKGGITSSDLATKALEAKCAKIVGQALAGVPLWQLGPESRYPGVPYIVFPGNVGDCKALAELVKSWVRPVGLSSTKDLLLNAEKGGYAIGAFNVYNLEGVEAVVAAAEEQHSPAILQIHPGSLKQGGIPLIACCISAAEQATVPITVHFDHGTSKQDLLEALELGFDSLMVDGSHLSFTENVSYTKFISSLAHMKGILVEAELGRLSGTEDDLTVEDYEAKLTDANQAQEFIDETGIDALAVCIGNVHGKYPASGPKLRLDLLKDLHALTSKKGVFLVLHGASGLSKELIKGCIELGVRKFNVNTEVRKAYMDSLSGPNKDLVHVMAAAKEAMKAVVAEKMHLFGSAGKA is encoded by the exons atggttGATGAACTGCTTGAGGGCATTCATCTTGTTGCTGCTATGGAGGCCATTTCTCTTGGAGCTAAGGCTGGTATTCATCCGTGGATGATCTATGATATTATTTCCAATGCTGCAGGAAATTCATG GGTTTTCAAGAATCATGTTCCTCAGTTGTTAAGGGGTACTACCAAATATCATACCCTCACTGTTTTCATTCAAAAATTG GGTGCTGTTCTGGATTTGGCCAAATCACTTCCTTTTCCTCTCCCACTCTTGGCAGTTGCACATCAACAACTTGTTCATG GGTCTATACATGGTTTTGGAGATAATGAAGATGCACCAGTAACTAAG GTTTGGGAAAAAATGCATGGAGTTAATGTTTCAGAAGCAGTGAATGCGGAAACCTACGTCCCTGAGGAACTAGCAAGCCAAATTACTGCCAGTGCAAATACTGTGAACAGAATTGGTTTCATTGGTCTTGGAGCAATGGGATATGGCATGGCAACTCATCTTCTAAGCTCAAACTTTACTGTTCTTGGTTATGAT GTGTATAAGCCAACTCTTGCTCGATTTGCCAATGCTGGGGGTTTGATTGGAAACTCTCCAGCAGAAGTATGCAAAG ATGTTGATGTGCTTGTAATCATGGTTACTAACGAAGCTCAAGCCGAGAATGTATTGTATGGAGAATTTGGTGCTGTTTCAG CTCTTCCAACTGGAGCATCTATTATCCTTACATCCACTGTCTCTCCTGGATTTGTGAGTCAACTAGACCGCCGGTTGCAAA ATGAAGGCAAGAATTTGAAATTGGTTGATGCACCTGTGTCTGGTGGTGTTAAGAGAGCCTCCATGGGAACACTTACG ATATTGGCATCTGGTACAGATGAAGCTCTTAAGGCTACTGGTTCAGTTCTCTCAG CACTAAGTGAGAAGCTTTATGTTCTTAAAGGAGGTTGTGGGGCTGGAAG TGTTGTCAAGATGGTTAATCAACTGCTTGCTGGAGTTCATATTGCATCGGGAGCTGAGGCAATGGCATTTGGAGCTCGATTAGGTCTAAATACAAGGATGTTGTTTGATGTCATCACAAATAGTGGGGGGACATCTTG GATGTTTGAAAATCGTGTTCCGCATATGTTGGACAATGACTATACCCCATATTCAGCACTAGATATCTTTGTGAAGGATCTG GGCATTGTGTCTCGTGAATGCTTGTCTAGGAGAGTTCCACTTCATATTTCTACAGTTGCACACCAATTGTTCCTTGCAG GTTCTGCTGCGGGTTGGGGTCGACAAGATGATGCTGGTGTGGTTAAG GTCTATGAGACACTCACAGGTGTTAAGGTGGAGGGAAAACTCTCTGTTCTTAATAAAGAATCTGTCTTGCGTTCCCTTCCATCTGAGTGGCCAGTAGATCCCATTTCTGAGATACAAACACTCAACCAGAGTAATTCAAAGACTTTGGTTGTTCTCGATGATGATCCAACTGGAACCCAAACTGTTCACGATATTGAAGTATTAACTGAATG gaCTGTTGAATCACTTACTGAGCAATTCAGAAAACTTCccaaatgtttttttatattaaccAACTCCAGGTCACTGAGTTCTGAAAAG GCCAGTGCATTGATTAAAGAAATATGTAGAAACCTACACACTGCAGCTGAATCAGTCAAGAACGCTGATTATACAGTTGTTTTGAGAGGTGATTCAACCTTACGGGGTCATTTTCCAGAG GAAGCCGATGCTGCCATTTCAGTCCTAGGCAATATGGATGCATGGATCATTTGCCCCTTCTTTCTTCAAGGAGGCCGTTATACCATTGGAGATATTCATTATGTTGCAGATTCTGATAA ACTTGTCCCTGCCGGAGAAACAGAGTTTGCTAAAGATGCTGCTTTTGGCTATAAATCTTCGAATCTCCGGGAG TGGGTGGAGGAGAAAACAGGTGGTCGTATTCCAGCAAGCAGTGTTACTTCTATATCTATCCAACTGCTAAGGAAGGGTGGACCTGATGCTGTGTGTGAGCGCCTTTGTAGTTTGAAGGAG GGGTCAACATGTGTAGTTAATGCCGCTAGTGAAAGAGACATGTCTGTCTTTGCAGCTGGAATGATCAAG GCTGAAATGAAGGGAAAGCGTTACTTATGCCGCACTGCTGCTAGTTTTGTTTCTGCTCGTGTTGGAATTGTCCCAAAAGCTCCAATTTTGCCAAGGGATCTAGGAATAAACAAAGAAAGGAATGGTGGTCTCATAGTTGTGGGGTCCTACGttccaaaaacaacaaaacag GTCGAAGAGCTTAAACAACAGTGTGTTCAATTTTTAAGAAGCGTTGAG GTCTCTGTTCCTAAACTTGCCATGGGATCTATAGAAGAAAGGGTAGCAGAAATTAGTAGAGCAGCTGAGATGGCAGATGTTTTCCTCAGGGCTCGTAGGGACACTATAATAATGACCAGTCGAGAGCTTGTCACTGGGAAAA CTCCCTCAGAAAGTTTGGAAATCAACTTCAAAGTAAGCTCTGCCTTGGTGGAAATAGTTAGGAAGATAACCACAAAGCCGCGCTACATTCTTGCAAAG GGGGGAATTACTTCATCAGATCTTGCCACGAAAGCTCTTGAAGCGAAATGTGCCAAGATAGTAGGACAAGCTTTGGCCGGTGTGCCATTGTGGCAGCTAGGTCCTGAAAGCAGATACCCAGGAGTTCCATACATAGTTTTTCCTG GTAATGTTGGTGATTGTAAAGCACTAGCAGAGCTTGTGAAGTCATGGGTTCGTCCTGTTGGACTTTCATCAACAAAAGATCTTCTTTTG aatgcGGAAAAGGGGGGATATGCTATTGGAGCATTTAACGTTTACAATTTGGAAGGAGTTGAGGCAGTTGTTGCTGCAGCCGAGGAGCAACATAGTCCTGCCATACTACAG ATACATCCTGGTTCCCTGAAACAGGGAGGCATTCCTTTGATTGCATGTTGCATATCTGCTGCTGAACAAGCCACT GTTCCCATCACTGTTCACTTTGATCATGGAACTTCAAAGCAAGATCTGTTGGAAGCTCTTGAGTTG GGATTTGATTCATTGATGGTAGACGGTTCACATCTTTCATTCACGGAAAATGTCTCATACACAAAGTTCATATCATCGTTGGCTCATATGAAAGGGATACTAGTGGAAGCTGAGCTTGGGAGACTATCAGGGACAGAAGATGACTTGACTGTGGAAGATTATGAAGCGAAGCTAACAGATGCTAATCAG GCTCAAGAGTTCATTGATGAGACTGGTATAGATGCTTTGGCAGTGTGCATTGGAAATGTCCATGGGAAATACCCTGCAAGTGGCCCAAAGCTAAGACTCGATTTGCTTAAG GATTTGCATGCTTTGACTTCAAAGAAAGGAGTCTTCTTGGTGCTTCATGGAGCTTCTGGCTTGTCTAAAGAACTTATCAAG GGATGTATAGAACTCGGCGTGAGAAAGTTCAATGTGAACACTGAGGTGCGCAAGGCTTACATGGATTCACTTAGTGGCCCCAATAAAGATCTAGTCCATGTTATGGCCGCTGCAAAGGAAGCAATGAAAGCTGTGGTTGCAGAGAAGATGCATCTGTTTGGTTCGGCCGGGAAGGCATGA